A genomic segment from Triticum dicoccoides isolate Atlit2015 ecotype Zavitan chromosome 1A, WEW_v2.0, whole genome shotgun sequence encodes:
- the LOC119276751 gene encoding glyoxysomal fatty acid beta-oxidation multifunctional protein MFP-a-like, protein MARGATTMEVRADGVAVITISNPPVNALSFDVIASLQSNYGEALRRNDVKAIVLTGAKGRFSGGFDINGFGNKPKNEKPGSFSIDFLTGVVEDAQKPSVAAIDGVALGGGLELAMVCHARVSTPSAQLGLPELQLGIIPGMGGTQRLPRLVGLQKALEMMLMSKSIKGVEAHKFGLVDAIVSADKLVSTACSCALEIHEHKKPWLKSLLRTDRLTDIVEAKKILKSARVQALKQSANLQHPLVCIDVIEEGILFGPRAALMKEVLSGKMLEQSQTSKSLRHVFFAQRATSKIPNITNLGLTPRRILKAAIVGGGLMGSGIATAFILSDIVVVLKEVNEKFLNTGINRIKANLQSFVKKGRMTKDDYENKLSLLSGVLDYEQFRDADVVIEAVIEDISLKQQIFSDLERSCHSNCIFATNTSTIDLQLIGQQTACQDRIVGAHFFSPAHVMPLLEIVRTQQTSSQVIVDLLDVAKKIRKTPIVVGSCTGFAVNRMFFPYGQVAGLLVDYGLDVYHIDHVITQFGMPMGPFRLADLVGFGVAVATGKQYYQSYPERCYKSLLTAVMLEENRTGESSRKGFYLYDDKRQASPDPDIKKYVEKSRKMAGVAQDPKLLKLTDKDIVEMVFFPVVNEACRVLDEGIALKASDLDVASIMGMGFPSFRGGVMFWADSLSAEYVYRRLDGWSKDYGEFFKPCEYLAARASHGASLAATTADGTKSRL, encoded by the exons ATGGCGAGGGGCGCAACCACCATGGAGGTCCGCGCCGACGGCGTCGCCGTCATCACCATCTCCAACCCGCCCGTCAACGCCCTCTCCTTTGACG TCATAGCTAGCTTGCAGAGCAACTATGGAGAAGCTCTAAGAAGGAATGATGTCAAGGCCATCGTTCTCACTG GGGCCAAAGGGAGGTTTTCAGGTGGATTTGATATAAATGGATTCGGAAATAAACCAA AAAACGAGAAGCCCGGGTCCTTTTCGATTGATTTTCTGACTGGCGTAGTGGAAG ATGCTCAGAAGCCGTCAGTGGCTGCTATAGATGGTGTTGCTCTAGGTGGTGGCTTAGAGCTTGCAATG GTTTGCCATGCTCGCGTTTCTACACCGTCAGCTCAATTAGGACTACCTGAACTTCAGCTTGGTATCATTCCTGGAATGGGAG GAACACAACGATTGCCCCGCCTTGTTGGCCTGCAAAAAGCTCTTGAGATGATGTTG ATGTCAAAGTCTATAAAAGGAGTAGAGGCTCACAAATTCGGTTTGGTTGATGCCATAGTTTCAGCTGATAAGCTGGTCAGCACTGCCTGTTCTTGTGCTCTGGAAATCCACGAACACAAAAAGCCATGGTTAAAGAGTCTCCTGAGAACGGATAGACTTACAGATATTGTGGAAGCAAAGAAAATTCTTAAATCTGCGAGAGTACAAGCCCTAAAACAGTCTGCTAATCTTCAACATCCATTAGTTTGCATTGATGTTATTGAAGAAGGAATTCTTTTTGGCCCTCGTGCCGCCCTCATGAAG GAAGTGCTTTCTGGAAAAATGCTTGAGCAATCTCAAACAAGCAAAAGCTTAAGACATGTCTTTTTCGCCCAACGCGCAACTTCAAAG ATACCAAATATTACCAACTTGGGTTTGACACCACGGAGAATACTAAAGGCAGCTATTGTTGGGGGAGGTCTAATGGGATCCGGAATTGCAACTGCGTTCATACTGAGTGACATTGTGGTAGTCTTGAAAGAAGTAAATGAGAAGTTCTTGAATACTGGTATTAACAGAATTAAAG CCAATTTGCAGAGTTTTGTCAAAAAGGGAAGAATGACCAAAGATGATTATGAAAATAAACTTTCTCTACTGTCCGGTGTTCTTGACTATGAGCAATTTAGAGATGCAGATGTGGTCATTGAG GCCGTTATTGAGGATATATCGCTGAAGCAGCAAATATTCTCTGACCTTGAAAGGAGCTGTCACTCTAATTGCATATTTGCCACAAATACTTCAACGATAGATTTGCAGTTAATTGGCCAACAGACAGCTTGTCAAGATCGAATTGTTGGTGCCCACTTCTTCAG TCCAGCTCATGTCATGCCACTGTTGGAAATAGTTCGTACTCAGCAGACTTCCTCACAAGTTATTGTGGACTTGCTAGATGTGGCGAAGAAGATACGGAAAACACCAATTGTTGTTGGGAGCTGCACTGGGTTTGCTGTCAATAGGATGTTTTTTCCTTATGGACAGGTGGCTGGTTTGCTTGTTGATTATGGTTTGGATGTATATCACATAGACCATGTGATAACACAATTTGGAATGCCGATGGGGCCATTTCG ATTAGCTGATCTTGTAGGCTTTGGCGTTGCCGTTGCCACTGGAAAGCAATATTATCAGAGTTACCCAGAGCGATGCTATAAATCGCTTCTTACTGCAGTTATGCTGGAGGAGAACAGGACAG GTGAATCTTCTCGTAAGGGATTTTATCTTTATGATGATAAGCGACAAGCTTCTCCAGACCCTGATATCAAAAAGTATGTTGAGAAATCAAGAAAGATGGCAGGTGTTGCACAAGATCCTAAG CTGCTGAAATTAACAGACAAGGACATTGTAGAGATGGTCTTCTTTCCCGTGGTGAATGAGGCCTGCCGAGTCCTTGATGAGGGAATTGCACTGAAAGCATCTGATCTTGATGTAGCATCCATTATGGGAATGGGCTTCCCTTCTTTTAG GGGTGGAGTGATGTTTTGGGCCGACTCTCTCAGCGCGGAATACGTGTACCGCAGACTGGACGGGTGGTCCAAAGATTATGGAGAGTTCTTCAAACCCTGTGAATATCTAGCTGCCAGAGCTAGTCACGGCGCATCCTTG GCTGCCACCACAGCTGATGGCACCAAGTCGCGACTCTAG